A window of the Thalassospira indica genome harbors these coding sequences:
- a CDS encoding Mrp/NBP35 family ATP-binding protein, with product MTSLNREQITAALDSVIDPVDGQSITAKGMVQGIDIHDETVNVMIAVDPERGPALEDLRQAAEKAVAAVNGVTTARVALIAERPKAAAQQSTQPSQPSQPSRPAQPGQRPQGGGQMPLELPTVRSIVTVASGKGGVGKSTTSVNLALSLVAKGLKVGLLDADIYGPSLPRMMGLRDAKPVPSKEHQGKMIPPSAFGMRIMSIGFMIEEEQPVIWRGPMAMGALEQLLRDTDWGDLDVLVVDMPPGTGDIQLSMAQRVPVTGAVIVSTPQDIALLDARKGLNMFRKVNVPVFGLIENMSYYKCPECGHVDHIFDHGGAHKAADELGVPFLGEIPLDLKIRLGADEGKPIVQTEPEGEHSKAYGLIADKIAAAIEERVGPPEAPKKKGLFPKISFK from the coding sequence ATGACTTCCCTCAACCGTGAACAGATTACTGCCGCGCTCGATAGCGTAATCGACCCAGTCGACGGCCAATCAATCACAGCCAAGGGCATGGTGCAAGGTATTGATATTCATGATGAAACTGTCAATGTTATGATCGCCGTTGATCCCGAACGCGGCCCCGCCCTCGAAGATTTGCGTCAAGCGGCAGAAAAAGCGGTGGCTGCTGTGAACGGGGTCACAACTGCCCGTGTGGCACTTATCGCAGAGCGTCCCAAAGCCGCCGCCCAGCAAAGCACACAGCCGTCGCAGCCATCACAGCCAAGCCGCCCGGCTCAGCCGGGCCAGCGCCCGCAGGGCGGTGGCCAGATGCCGCTGGAATTGCCGACCGTGCGCAGCATCGTTACCGTGGCGTCCGGCAAGGGTGGGGTGGGTAAATCCACCACCTCGGTCAACCTTGCATTGTCGCTGGTGGCCAAGGGGCTCAAGGTCGGCCTGCTGGATGCCGATATCTATGGGCCGAGCCTGCCGCGCATGATGGGCCTTCGCGATGCCAAGCCTGTGCCGTCCAAAGAACATCAGGGCAAAATGATCCCGCCTTCGGCCTTTGGCATGCGGATCATGTCGATCGGCTTCATGATCGAAGAAGAACAGCCGGTGATCTGGCGTGGTCCGATGGCGATGGGCGCGCTTGAACAGCTTCTGCGCGATACCGACTGGGGCGATCTTGATGTGCTGGTGGTTGATATGCCACCGGGCACGGGCGACATTCAGCTTTCGATGGCGCAGCGCGTCCCGGTGACCGGGGCGGTGATTGTTTCAACGCCGCAGGACATCGCCCTTCTGGATGCGCGCAAGGGCCTGAATATGTTCCGCAAGGTCAATGTGCCGGTGTTCGGCCTGATCGAAAACATGTCCTATTACAAATGCCCGGAATGCGGCCATGTCGATCACATCTTTGATCACGGCGGGGCGCACAAGGCGGCGGATGAACTGGGCGTGCCGTTCCTGGGTGAAATCCCGCTGGACCTTAAAATCCGCCTCGGCGCAGACGAAGGCAAACCGATTGTCCAGACAGAGCCCGAAGGCGAACATAGCAAGGCCTATGGCCTGATTGCCGACAAGATCGCCGCCGCCATCGAAGAACGCGTTGGCCCGCCAGAAGCACCGAAGAAAAAGGGCCTGTTCCCCAAGATCAGCTTCAAATAG